One Brachybacterium aquaticum genomic region harbors:
- a CDS encoding HAD hydrolase-like protein, which produces MTAEPRDTAPDLTDVPLVLLDLDGTVVESGPGILDALEHAFAACGESHPGAERLQTFIGPPLVDAFQAELGMTPERAEAMRQAYTESYLKRGYTMSYPYEGMPELIRALRAEGRTVAVATNKPETTANMVLEHQGLSGDLDLIGGTDLSVGRTHKAAVIGSVLERLGGIPEGGAVMVGDRLHDADGAAAHGLAAVLVGWGYGGPTERAAALPFAETVADLGRMLRG; this is translated from the coding sequence ATGACTGCTGAGCCCCGCGACACCGCCCCCGACCTCACCGACGTGCCGCTGGTGCTGCTGGACCTGGACGGCACCGTCGTCGAGTCCGGGCCCGGCATCCTCGACGCCCTCGAGCACGCCTTCGCCGCCTGCGGGGAGTCTCACCCCGGCGCGGAGCGGCTGCAGACCTTCATCGGCCCGCCGCTCGTGGACGCTTTCCAGGCGGAGCTGGGGATGACGCCGGAGCGCGCCGAGGCGATGCGTCAGGCCTACACCGAGAGCTACCTGAAGCGCGGCTACACGATGAGCTACCCCTACGAGGGCATGCCGGAGCTGATCCGGGCGCTGCGCGCCGAGGGCCGCACGGTGGCGGTCGCGACCAACAAGCCCGAGACCACGGCGAACATGGTCCTGGAGCATCAGGGTCTCTCCGGCGACCTCGACCTCATCGGGGGCACCGACCTGTCCGTGGGCCGCACCCACAAGGCCGCCGTGATTGGCAGCGTCCTCGAGCGCCTCGGCGGGATCCCCGAGGGCGGCGCGGTGATGGTGGGGGACCGGCTGCACGACGCCGACGGTGCGGCCGCCCACGGGCTCGCCGCCGTGCTGGTCGGGTGGGGCTACGGCGGGCCGACGGAGCGCGCCGCGGCGCTGCCCTTCGCCGAGACCGTCGCGGACCTCGGCCGGATGCTGCGCGGCTGA
- a CDS encoding DUF3151 domain-containing protein — MADRTDNPTSRNLLGIPETRLPDDFVDVQVAEELVEGERHDVAARHLDSPLAWATLAEDALSDGDEVAAYAYARTGYHRGLDALRRNGWRGQGPIPASHAPNRGFLRALAMLGETSRRLGDQPEADRVTDFLREADPTLLG, encoded by the coding sequence ATGGCTGATCGTACCGATAACCCCACCAGCAGGAATCTCCTCGGCATCCCCGAGACCCGCCTGCCCGACGACTTCGTGGACGTGCAGGTCGCCGAGGAGCTGGTGGAGGGGGAGCGGCACGACGTCGCCGCGCGCCACCTCGACTCCCCGCTCGCCTGGGCCACCCTCGCCGAGGACGCGCTGAGCGACGGCGACGAGGTCGCCGCCTACGCCTACGCCCGCACCGGCTACCACCGCGGCCTCGACGCGCTGCGCCGCAACGGCTGGCGCGGCCAGGGCCCGATCCCCGCCTCCCACGCCCCCAACCGAGGCTTCCTGCGGGCGCTGGCGATGCTGGGGGAGACCTCCCGCCGCCTCGGCGACCAGCCCGAGGCCGACCGCGTCACCGACTTCCTGCGCGAGGCGGACCCGACGCTGCTCGGCTGA
- a CDS encoding phosphoglyceromutase: MTYTLVLLRHGESDWNAKNLFTGWVDVALTEKGRQEAAAGGALMKEAGILPDVVHTSLQRRAIMTANLALDAADRHWIPVKRDWRLNERHYGALQGMNKTEIREKYGEEQFMAWRRSYDVPPPEIEFGTEFSQDQDPQYAGLGDQLPKSECLKDVVARFLPYWEEGIKPDLAENKVVLIAAHGNSLRALVKYLDGISDEEISGLNIPTGQPLVYELDENFAPVEKGGRYLDPVAAKAAAEAVANQGKK, encoded by the coding sequence ATGACCTACACACTCGTGCTGCTCCGCCACGGCGAGAGCGACTGGAACGCGAAGAACCTGTTCACCGGCTGGGTCGACGTGGCCCTCACCGAGAAGGGCCGTCAGGAGGCCGCCGCGGGCGGTGCACTGATGAAGGAGGCCGGGATCCTCCCGGACGTCGTGCACACCTCGCTGCAGCGCCGCGCCATCATGACCGCGAACCTCGCGCTCGATGCCGCCGATCGTCACTGGATCCCCGTCAAGCGCGACTGGCGCCTGAACGAGCGCCACTACGGTGCGCTGCAGGGCATGAACAAGACCGAGATCCGCGAGAAGTACGGCGAGGAGCAGTTCATGGCTTGGCGCCGCTCCTACGACGTGCCGCCGCCCGAGATCGAGTTCGGCACCGAGTTCTCCCAGGACCAGGACCCGCAGTACGCCGGCCTCGGCGACCAGCTGCCCAAGTCCGAGTGCCTCAAGGACGTCGTCGCCCGCTTCCTGCCGTACTGGGAGGAGGGCATCAAGCCCGACCTCGCCGAGAACAAGGTCGTGCTGATCGCCGCCCACGGCAACTCCCTGCGTGCGCTCGTGAAGTACCTCGACGGCATCTCCGACGAGGAGATCTCGGGTCTGAACATCCCCACCGGCCAGCCGCTGGTGTACGAGCTGGACGAGAACTTCGCCCCTGTGGAGAAGGGCGGCCGCTACCTCGACCCGGTCGCCGCGAAGGCCGCGGCCGAGGCCGTCGCCAACCAGGGCAAGAAGTGA
- a CDS encoding acyltransferase domain-containing protein: MSTPAPTAPPAPREIRAEDELETAAVRVMLTARSRPALLDLLGITGQDAAELGPLVDAAAADDELLAEITATANRLRAAAGLDVPAVDLEADKARHDALQQRLAPGEGLLPILALLVSTDTVRAWHAERGLPREQSWHVLADLGQQMRVHRAGTGRFGLHQLNWVSGNWAGRLVHLGRLQFDLHREEPSRQWVLGTHIPATGPLDPEEVEESLAAASAYATAHYADLDESGEAAAPGIGHVFTCDSWLMSEELAEIAGEDSNLARFAARWELTERTRMDDGALFFVFGKRPPVDVAALPRTTRLEAAVAERLADGRGWTGGTGRLVR; this comes from the coding sequence ATGAGCACACCTGCACCGACCGCCCCGCCCGCGCCCCGCGAGATCCGCGCCGAGGACGAGCTCGAGACCGCGGCGGTGCGGGTCATGCTCACCGCCCGTTCCCGCCCCGCCTTGCTGGACCTGCTCGGGATCACCGGGCAGGACGCCGCGGAGCTCGGCCCGCTGGTGGACGCCGCCGCCGCGGACGACGAGCTGCTCGCCGAGATCACCGCCACCGCGAACCGGCTGCGGGCGGCCGCCGGCCTGGACGTCCCGGCCGTGGACCTCGAGGCGGACAAGGCCCGCCACGACGCGCTCCAGCAGCGCCTCGCCCCCGGCGAGGGGCTCCTCCCGATCCTCGCCCTGCTGGTCTCGACCGACACCGTCCGCGCCTGGCACGCCGAGCGCGGGCTGCCCAGGGAGCAGTCCTGGCACGTCCTTGCGGACCTCGGTCAGCAGATGCGGGTGCACCGCGCGGGCACCGGCCGGTTCGGCCTGCACCAGCTGAACTGGGTGAGCGGGAACTGGGCGGGTCGGCTCGTGCACCTCGGCCGGCTCCAGTTCGACCTGCACCGCGAGGAGCCCTCACGGCAGTGGGTGCTCGGCACCCACATCCCCGCGACCGGTCCCCTCGACCCCGAAGAGGTGGAGGAGTCCCTCGCCGCGGCGAGCGCGTACGCCACCGCGCACTACGCGGATCTCGACGAGTCCGGGGAGGCCGCGGCGCCCGGGATCGGGCACGTGTTCACGTGCGATTCGTGGCTGATGAGCGAGGAGCTCGCGGAGATCGCCGGGGAGGACTCGAACCTCGCCCGCTTCGCGGCGCGCTGGGAGCTCACCGAGCGCACGCGCATGGACGACGGTGCGCTGTTCTTCGTGTTCGGGAAGCGCCCGCCGGTGGACGTCGCCGCGCTCCCGCGCACCACCCGGCTCGAGGCCGCGGTGGCCGAGCGCCTGGCCGACGGCCGGGGCTGGACGGGCGGGACCGGGCGCCTCGTGCGTTGA
- a CDS encoding helicase HerA-like domain-containing protein: MTSPQQDPATPAEQSAAEQPAAEASAAQPEAQTAEAPAPSADAPAAPSAEVPAAPEGDAQSADAPAADAPAAEQPAPSDAPTAPPASSEEAERIRSAYAFEGGRIHLGAMLDGEEPDPSVPVNLSVQMLNRHGLIAGATGTGKTRTLQIIAEQAAHAGAAVFVADMKGDLSGIAVPGAASEKLTARAAARGQEWVSRAAPTEFYTLGGQGEGVPIRTTVSDFGPVLMSKVLELNATQESSLGLIFHYADSHGLALLDLKDLRALIQFLTSDEGKSELKGIGGISSATAGVILRSLTAFESSGADVFFGEPAFDVQQLLRTKDGAGYISCLELPGVASRPALFSTFMMWMLAELYQDLPEVGDQPVPKLVFFFDEAHLLFKDASKAFLDQVVQTVRLIRSKGVGIFFITQTPKDIPSDVLAQLGNRVQHALRAFTPDDAKALKATAKTFPTSEHDLEEVIPALGTGEAIVTVMSEDGAPTPVAITAVRAPESSMEPAGEQVLKDTAAASPLMAEYGTPVDNESAYEILQKRAADEAAAAEAEEEKAAAPAGEKQSPAEKKPAGRKTAAKKDEGLMDNPAVKSFLRSAGTVLGREISRSLFGIRKRR, translated from the coding sequence ATGACCAGCCCGCAGCAGGATCCCGCCACGCCCGCCGAGCAGTCCGCCGCCGAGCAGCCCGCCGCCGAGGCGTCGGCCGCGCAGCCCGAGGCACAGACAGCCGAGGCGCCTGCCCCGTCGGCCGACGCTCCCGCCGCCCCGTCGGCCGAGGTGCCCGCCGCGCCCGAGGGCGATGCCCAGTCGGCCGACGCGCCTGCCGCCGACGCGCCTGCCGCCGAGCAGCCCGCCCCGTCGGACGCGCCCACCGCGCCGCCGGCGAGCTCGGAGGAGGCGGAGAGGATCCGAAGCGCCTACGCCTTCGAGGGCGGCCGCATCCACCTCGGCGCGATGCTCGACGGCGAGGAGCCGGATCCGAGCGTGCCGGTGAACCTCTCGGTGCAGATGCTGAACCGCCACGGCCTGATCGCCGGCGCCACCGGCACCGGCAAGACCCGCACCCTCCAGATCATCGCCGAGCAGGCCGCGCATGCCGGCGCCGCCGTGTTCGTCGCGGACATGAAGGGCGACCTCTCCGGCATCGCCGTGCCCGGCGCCGCCTCGGAGAAGCTCACCGCCCGCGCCGCCGCCCGCGGCCAGGAGTGGGTCTCCCGCGCCGCACCGACCGAGTTCTACACCCTCGGCGGGCAGGGCGAGGGCGTGCCGATCCGCACCACCGTCAGCGACTTCGGCCCGGTGCTGATGTCCAAGGTGCTCGAGCTGAACGCGACCCAGGAGTCCTCGCTCGGGCTGATCTTCCACTACGCCGATTCGCACGGCCTCGCGCTGCTGGACCTCAAGGACCTGCGCGCCCTGATCCAGTTCCTCACCTCGGACGAGGGCAAGAGCGAGCTCAAGGGCATCGGCGGGATCTCCTCGGCGACCGCGGGCGTGATCCTGCGCAGCCTCACTGCCTTCGAGTCCTCCGGGGCGGACGTCTTCTTCGGCGAGCCCGCCTTCGACGTGCAGCAGCTGCTGCGCACCAAGGACGGCGCCGGGTACATCTCCTGCCTCGAGCTGCCCGGCGTCGCGTCCCGCCCGGCGCTGTTCTCCACCTTCATGATGTGGATGCTCGCCGAGCTGTACCAGGACCTGCCCGAGGTCGGCGACCAGCCGGTCCCCAAGCTCGTGTTCTTCTTCGACGAGGCGCACCTGCTGTTCAAGGATGCGTCCAAGGCGTTCCTGGACCAGGTGGTGCAGACCGTGCGCCTGATCCGCTCCAAGGGCGTGGGCATCTTCTTCATCACCCAGACCCCGAAGGACATCCCCTCGGACGTCCTGGCCCAGCTGGGCAACCGCGTCCAGCACGCGCTGCGCGCCTTCACCCCGGACGATGCGAAGGCGCTGAAGGCCACCGCCAAGACCTTCCCGACCTCGGAGCACGATCTCGAGGAGGTCATCCCCGCGCTCGGCACCGGCGAGGCGATCGTGACCGTGATGAGCGAGGACGGCGCCCCCACGCCGGTGGCGATCACCGCGGTGCGCGCGCCGGAGTCCTCCATGGAGCCGGCCGGCGAGCAGGTCCTCAAGGACACCGCCGCCGCTTCCCCGCTCATGGCCGAGTACGGCACCCCGGTGGACAACGAGTCCGCCTACGAGATCCTCCAGAAGCGCGCCGCCGACGAGGCCGCCGCGGCGGAGGCCGAGGAGGAGAAGGCGGCGGCTCCGGCAGGGGAGAAGCAGTCCCCGGCCGAGAAGAAGCCTGCCGGGAGGAAGACCGCCGCGAAGAAGGACGAGGGGCTGATGGACAACCCGGCCGTGAAGTCCTTCCTGCGCTCGGCAGGCACAGTGCTGGGCCGCGAGATCAGCCGCTCCCTGTTCGGCATCCGCAAGCGCCGCTGA
- the dtd gene encoding D-aminoacyl-tRNA deacylase, with the protein MRAVLQRVDGARVEVDGEVVGEITGEGLVALVGVTHDDGPEQVATIARKIAELRILEGERSVSDTGTGVLVISQFTLYADVRKGRRPSWNGAAPGPVAEPLVDQVVDALRERGITVATGRFGALMRVGLTNDGPMTILLEA; encoded by the coding sequence ATGCGTGCAGTGCTCCAGAGAGTCGACGGTGCCCGGGTCGAGGTGGACGGGGAGGTGGTCGGCGAGATCACCGGCGAGGGCCTGGTGGCCCTAGTGGGCGTCACCCACGACGACGGACCCGAGCAGGTCGCCACGATCGCCCGGAAGATCGCCGAGCTGCGGATCCTGGAGGGCGAGCGGTCGGTGAGCGACACCGGCACGGGCGTGCTCGTGATCTCCCAGTTCACTCTCTATGCCGACGTGCGCAAGGGCCGTCGCCCCTCCTGGAACGGTGCGGCACCCGGCCCTGTCGCCGAGCCGCTGGTCGACCAGGTCGTCGACGCGCTGCGGGAGCGGGGCATCACCGTCGCGACCGGACGCTTCGGCGCCCTCATGCGGGTGGGGCTCACCAATGACGGGCCGATGACGATCCTGCTCGAGGCCTGA
- a CDS encoding adenylosuccinate synthase encodes MPAVVIVGAQWGDEGKGKATDLLGERVDYVVKPNGGNNAGHTVVVHGEKFELKLLPAGILSAQVTPVIGNGVVVNLEALFEEIGVLEARGVDTTRLRISANAHIVAPYHQTLDKVSERFLGKRAIGTTGRGIGPAYMDKIGRLGIRVQDLYDASILRQKVEGALRQKNELLVKLYNRRAVEIDEIVEGLLSYAERLRPMVVDTTLLLNDALDRGEVVLMEGGQATYLDVDHGTYPFVTSSNPTAGGACTGTGIGPTRVDRVIGIVKAYTTRVGAGPFPTELEDKWGEYLQKTGGEVGVNTGRPRRCGWYDALMIRHAVRINGFTDIVLTKLDVLTGIDEVPICTGYDVDGVIHREMPMTQTDFHHAVPVYETLPGWTEDISTARTVEDLPENAQAYVRRLEELAGCRISAIGVGPDREDTIAVHDLLPEATA; translated from the coding sequence ATGCCCGCCGTCGTGATCGTCGGAGCCCAGTGGGGTGACGAGGGGAAGGGCAAGGCCACCGACCTGCTCGGAGAGCGCGTCGACTACGTCGTCAAGCCCAACGGAGGCAACAACGCCGGGCACACCGTGGTGGTCCACGGTGAGAAGTTCGAGCTGAAGCTCCTTCCCGCCGGCATCCTCTCCGCGCAGGTCACCCCCGTCATCGGCAACGGCGTGGTCGTGAACCTCGAGGCGCTGTTCGAGGAGATCGGCGTGCTCGAGGCACGCGGCGTGGACACCACCCGCCTGCGCATCAGCGCCAACGCCCACATCGTCGCGCCCTACCACCAGACCCTCGACAAGGTCTCCGAGCGGTTCCTGGGCAAGCGCGCCATCGGCACCACCGGCCGCGGCATCGGCCCGGCCTACATGGACAAGATCGGCCGCCTCGGCATCCGCGTCCAGGACCTCTACGACGCCTCGATCCTGCGCCAGAAGGTCGAGGGCGCGCTGCGCCAGAAGAACGAGCTGCTGGTCAAGCTCTACAACCGCCGCGCCGTCGAGATCGACGAGATCGTCGAGGGGCTGCTGTCCTACGCCGAGCGCCTCCGGCCCATGGTCGTGGACACCACCCTGCTGCTCAACGACGCCCTGGACCGCGGCGAGGTCGTGCTCATGGAGGGCGGTCAGGCCACCTACCTCGACGTCGACCACGGCACCTACCCCTTCGTCACCAGCTCGAACCCGACCGCCGGCGGCGCCTGCACCGGCACCGGCATCGGCCCCACCCGCGTGGACCGCGTGATCGGGATCGTGAAGGCGTACACCACTCGCGTGGGCGCAGGGCCGTTCCCCACCGAGCTCGAGGACAAGTGGGGCGAGTACCTCCAGAAGACCGGCGGCGAGGTGGGCGTGAACACCGGCCGCCCCCGCCGCTGCGGCTGGTACGACGCGCTGATGATCCGCCACGCCGTGCGGATCAACGGCTTCACCGACATCGTCCTGACCAAGCTCGACGTGCTCACCGGCATCGACGAGGTCCCGATCTGCACCGGCTACGACGTGGACGGCGTGATCCACCGCGAGATGCCGATGACCCAGACCGACTTCCACCACGCGGTGCCGGTCTACGAGACCCTGCCCGGCTGGACCGAGGACATCTCCACCGCCCGCACCGTCGAGGACCTGCCCGAGAACGCGCAGGCCTACGTGCGCCGCCTCGAGGAGCTCGCCGGCTGCCGCATCAGCGCCATCGGCGTGGGCCCCGACCGCGAGGACACCATCGCCGTCCACGACCTCCTGCCGGAGGCGACCGCCTGA
- a CDS encoding phosphotransferase, whose translation MSHTQDGSELLTGPGAGGLLRSAVGNSGGVLHSWQLDHVDHRPGRSTKALYRTMVSWPELDGPQAPAREELFGASAHIGEREKNLYVAEQTLVMTDGDINVRVWRYPHDPWLPMLPQVCYPDIVGRTLHDLGVSLGPDPSAPIAIDVVSYRPGRRAVLRASQGDTAVYLKVMQPHRSGEIVDRHQRLLAAGVPVPEVIAHHQGLVVLRELPGRPLARAVIDEGVQACRAEDLVALLDRLPASMYPLPLRPPWTDSVEFYAGIVSSAVPSLGPRLDSLVRAIREGLAALEQRMDMRPHDVVHGDFYEAQVFVQDGRVVGLLDIDTVGPGRRADDLACLLAHLSVLADYGNAGRIDRAMQERVEDAIRTWHAALEDRVDPTELALRSAGVVLSLATGPHRQQEAAWEAATEAIVRVAEEWVAHARRAERARHERQAATQNIAALNGASQNGVGQNGPVTGTPPVQDIPPTQGPTGVRAVPAMGAPTGQHSAPTGQHAIPAGYRAPSRPSIAPQPGSSAPVQQSAPPQRSAPSQAGPLHSAPPQSAHQQHAPQQGAPQQPAPQQPAPQQPAPQPSAPQHSAPQHPAPPQSAGPYSAPPQSQSAQPPQAIPPQQSLPQPPVASQQPQAMQAPLQQQAPPQPAQASQDLPATSESSWSPGDDSPTQERRISSIQPH comes from the coding sequence ATGTCACACACGCAGGACGGCTCGGAGCTGCTCACCGGGCCCGGAGCCGGAGGCCTGCTCCGCTCCGCCGTCGGGAACTCCGGCGGCGTGCTGCACAGCTGGCAGCTCGACCACGTCGACCACCGGCCCGGCCGCAGCACCAAGGCGCTCTACCGCACCATGGTGTCCTGGCCCGAGCTGGACGGGCCGCAGGCCCCGGCGCGCGAGGAGCTGTTCGGGGCGAGCGCCCACATCGGCGAGCGGGAGAAGAACCTCTACGTCGCCGAGCAGACGCTGGTGATGACCGACGGCGACATCAATGTGCGCGTGTGGCGCTATCCCCACGACCCGTGGCTGCCGATGCTGCCGCAGGTCTGCTACCCCGACATCGTGGGCCGCACCCTGCACGACCTGGGCGTCTCGCTCGGCCCGGACCCGTCGGCCCCGATCGCGATCGACGTGGTCTCCTACCGTCCCGGCCGACGCGCGGTGCTGCGTGCCTCGCAGGGCGACACCGCGGTGTACCTCAAGGTCATGCAGCCCCATCGCAGCGGCGAGATCGTGGACCGCCACCAGCGGCTGCTCGCCGCCGGGGTGCCGGTGCCCGAGGTGATCGCCCACCACCAGGGTCTCGTGGTCCTGAGGGAGCTGCCGGGCCGGCCGCTCGCCCGGGCCGTGATCGACGAGGGCGTCCAGGCGTGCCGCGCCGAGGACCTGGTGGCGCTGCTGGACCGCCTGCCCGCCTCGATGTACCCGCTGCCGCTGCGCCCCCCGTGGACGGACTCGGTGGAGTTCTACGCCGGGATCGTCTCCTCCGCCGTGCCCTCCCTCGGCCCGCGCCTGGACTCGCTGGTCCGTGCGATCCGGGAGGGCCTGGCCGCGCTCGAGCAGCGCATGGACATGCGCCCGCACGACGTCGTGCACGGCGACTTCTACGAGGCCCAGGTGTTCGTGCAGGACGGGCGCGTGGTGGGTCTGCTGGACATCGACACCGTGGGGCCCGGCCGCCGCGCCGATGACCTCGCGTGCCTGCTCGCCCACCTCAGCGTCCTGGCCGACTACGGCAACGCCGGTCGCATCGACCGGGCCATGCAGGAGCGGGTCGAGGACGCGATCCGCACCTGGCACGCCGCCTTGGAGGACCGAGTGGATCCCACCGAGCTGGCCCTGCGCTCGGCCGGTGTGGTGCTCTCCCTCGCCACCGGCCCGCACCGCCAGCAGGAGGCGGCCTGGGAGGCGGCGACCGAGGCGATCGTGCGCGTGGCCGAGGAGTGGGTCGCCCATGCGCGCCGCGCCGAGCGCGCCCGCCACGAGCGGCAGGCCGCAACGCAGAACATTGCAGCGCTGAACGGTGCCTCGCAGAACGGCGTCGGGCAGAACGGCCCGGTCACCGGCACGCCGCCCGTCCAGGACATCCCGCCGACGCAGGGGCCGACGGGGGTGCGCGCCGTCCCGGCGATGGGCGCACCGACCGGCCAGCACTCCGCGCCGACCGGGCAGCACGCGATCCCGGCCGGCTATCGCGCCCCCTCCCGGCCGTCGATCGCCCCGCAGCCGGGCTCCTCCGCCCCCGTGCAGCAGTCCGCGCCGCCGCAGCGCTCCGCCCCATCCCAGGCAGGTCCCCTGCACTCGGCCCCGCCGCAGTCCGCGCACCAGCAGCACGCGCCGCAGCAGGGAGCACCCCAGCAGCCCGCACCCCAGCAGCCCGCGCCCCAGCAGCCCGCGCCCCAGCCCTCGGCACCTCAGCACTCCGCACCTCAGCACCCCGCGCCGCCGCAGTCCGCCGGGCCGTACTCCGCGCCGCCGCAGTCCCAGTCCGCGCAGCCTCCGCAGGCCATCCCGCCACAGCAGTCACTGCCGCAGCCGCCCGTCGCATCCCAGCAGCCGCAGGCGATGCAGGCACCGCTGCAGCAGCAGGCCCCGCCGCAGCCTGCCCAGGCCTCGCAGGACCTGCCGGCGACCAGCGAATCGTCCTGGTCCCCCGGGGACGACTCCCCCACCCAGGAGCGCCGGATCTCCTCGATCCAGCCCCACTGA
- a CDS encoding TetR/AcrR family transcriptional regulator, producing MHPSTDDPAGASSGAAAPDPADGELGLREQKKRHTRMAMHRAALELVAEHGLSGVTAQMIAQRAGVSTRTFFNHWPTKESAILGIVGDEGPRAVASLREKLGLMPAQEALQSVMRQGIANIPMDPALRELKKQVMAKEPSLQLISTGNLQDMQAELIEAIEEALDGEYARDLAVIVVQVGFALTRSAFAISMRRGIDVVRAFDQVVALYEERDLDL from the coding sequence ATGCACCCCTCCACCGACGACCCCGCAGGCGCCTCCTCCGGCGCCGCCGCCCCCGACCCCGCGGACGGGGAGCTGGGCCTGCGCGAGCAGAAGAAGCGCCACACCCGCATGGCCATGCACCGGGCGGCGCTCGAGCTCGTGGCCGAGCACGGCCTCTCCGGCGTCACCGCCCAGATGATCGCCCAGCGCGCCGGGGTCTCCACCCGTACCTTCTTCAACCACTGGCCCACCAAGGAGTCCGCGATCCTCGGGATCGTGGGCGACGAGGGACCGCGCGCGGTCGCCTCGCTGCGCGAGAAGCTCGGCCTCATGCCCGCGCAGGAGGCGCTCCAGTCCGTGATGCGCCAAGGGATCGCGAACATCCCCATGGACCCGGCGCTGCGGGAGCTGAAGAAGCAGGTCATGGCCAAGGAGCCGAGCCTGCAGCTGATCTCCACCGGCAACCTGCAGGACATGCAGGCCGAGCTCATCGAGGCGATCGAGGAGGCGCTGGACGGCGAGTACGCCCGCGACCTCGCGGTGATCGTGGTGCAGGTGGGCTTCGCCCTCACCCGCAGCGCCTTCGCGATCTCCATGCGCCGCGGCATCGACGTGGTGCGCGCCTTCGACCAGGTCGTCGCCCTCTACGAGGAGCGCGACCTCGACCTCTGA
- a CDS encoding sterol carrier family protein: MTRRTDPEAGRSALAAWALDPTAAGRAVLAPAVRHTLEMFAEEYPGGAVELRVPPYAAVQAIPGTRHTRGTPPAVVETDAATWLALVSGDVEWSVASADGRVHASGERSDLTELLPLPGPRRVVRTARDAQGAADGDGPADGESR; the protein is encoded by the coding sequence GTGACCCGACGGACCGACCCCGAGGCCGGACGCAGCGCCCTCGCGGCCTGGGCGCTGGACCCCACCGCGGCCGGGCGCGCCGTGCTCGCCCCCGCCGTGCGGCACACGCTGGAGATGTTCGCCGAGGAGTACCCCGGCGGCGCCGTCGAGCTGCGCGTCCCGCCCTACGCCGCCGTCCAGGCGATCCCCGGCACCCGCCACACACGCGGCACCCCGCCCGCGGTCGTCGAGACCGACGCCGCGACCTGGCTCGCCCTGGTCAGCGGTGATGTGGAGTGGTCCGTCGCGTCCGCCGACGGCCGCGTCCACGCCAGCGGGGAGCGCAGCGACCTCACGGAGCTCCTGCCCCTGCCCGGACCCCGGCGCGTGGTCCGCACCGCCCGGGACGCGCAGGGCGCGGCCGACGGGGACGGGCCGGCCGACGGGGAGTCCCGATGA